GATTTAACAGCGTTAAACATCAAATTTCCACCAGCCCCACGCTCTGGAGATACTGTGGTTGAGGCCAAAGAGGTTTCAAAAAATTTTGGTAACCATCTGATTTTTAGTGGAGCAAACTTTTCCGTTCAACGTGGCGAAAAAGTAGCTTTTGTTGGTCGTAATGGGGAGGGTAAAACAACCATGAGTCGCATTATAATTGGCGAACTCAATTACACGGGGAATACAAAAATTGGTCACAATGTTAGTATTGGCTACTTTGCCCAAAATCAGGATGAACTGCTGAATAATTCACTCACAGTGCTTGAAACAATTGACCATGTAGCAGTTGGGGATGTACGTACAAAGATGCGCGACATCTTAGGAGCATTCCTTTTTAGGGGAGATGATGTTGATAAAAAAGTTGGAGTACTTTCTGGGGGTGAGCGTAATCGGTTAGCGATGGCAAAGTTGATGCTACAACCATACAATCTACTTATACTCGACGAGCCAACCAATCATCTAGATATGCGCTCAAAGGATATATTAAAGGAGGCACTGCTTAAATTCGATGGAACGCTCATAATTGTATCTCATGATCGAGAATTTCTAAATGGGTTAGTCGAAAAAGTATATGAATTCAGCGATGGCATTGTTAAAGAGCATCTTGGCGGCATATATGATTTTCTTCGCAGAAGAAAACTCGATAACCTTAAAGAGTTGGAGCGTAAACGTGAGGAGGAGAGGGAAAGCGAACCTAAATCGGATTCCGATCAGAAACAAGCATGGCTTGAGCGTAAAGAGATGGATAAGCAAATTCGAAAGGTTGTTTCCCAGCTTGAAGATGTTGAGGGTAGTATCGAAAAAATTGAGGCTGAAATTGCAGGCTTAGATGCTAAATTTGCAAATCCTGACCCAAATGACTCTGATACATCTCATTACGAATTTTTTTCACACTATCAGGATTTGAAAAAGGAATTAAACGATAATATGAATAGATGGGAGGAGTTATCATTGGAGGTTGAAGGGTTAAAAGTTAAAAGAAATCAGTAAAACAGTTAAGGTTAATTTGAGATTCAAAGATTAAATTCGGTCAACGTTTTTTAGGCATAGACATTTAGGCATGGACAAAGCAACAACCATCAACTAAAAACACACAATCAATAAGTAAAAAAGATATGTCAAAAGAGATAAATGAATCAATATATGGACTTCGCCCTGTTATAGAGGCGATAAAATCGGGTAAGCAGATTGATAAAGTATTGGTAAAGCAAGGTTTAAGCGGTGAACTTGCCGCCGAACTTCTTATATTGATGAAGGAGAAAAATATTCACTTTCAGTATGTACCAACTGAGCGATTTGCAAAATATGGGGATAGGAATCATCAAGGTGTTGTAGCTTTTGTTATTCCAGTTGAACTTGTTGAACTGGAATCATTGGTGCCAACACTTTTTGAAAGCGGCAAAGTTCCATTAATATTAATCCTTGATGGAATTACTGATGTCCGAAATTTTGGAGCAATAGTTCGTACTGCTGAGTGTGCTGGAGTTGATGCTATAGTTGTCCCTGCTAAGGGTGCTGCCCAAATTGGACCCGATTCAATTAAAACATCTGCTGGAGCATTACATCATATCCCAATATCTCGTGTTGGAAGTCTTAAAGTAACTTTGAATTTCTTGAAAAATAGCGGTTTTCGGACGGCTATCGCTACCGACAAGGGTTCTGATTTGCTCTATGATGCTGACTTAACTGGGCCTATTGCAATTGTGATGGGTGCTGAGGATATTGGTGTTTCACCAGATTTATTTAAACTAGCAGACAATCTCGTAAAAATTCCTATTAAAGGTAAAATCGGATCGCTAAATGTTTCTGTTGCAGCAGGTGTTGTGGTATATGAAGTTTTGAGGCAAAGAGGGTTATAACCCAGTTTTATCCATAGCCATTTTGCACGCTTCCCGTCCATAGGCAATCATTTCTTCACCTTTATAAAACTCGAATACTGAGCAAGAGTATTTAGAGATACTAACAAGAACATCTGGGGGATACGTTTCAATAGTTTGCTCAGTTAATTTGGATTGCATTAATTGAATTGAACGGGTTAGTATATCAAAGTAGCCAAGTTTTAACTTTTTATCGTTTGGTTTCTCTATTTTTTCATTATGATGACTACTAAAAAGTTCGTCCCATTTTTTGATTAACCTTGTAACTTTCTCACTGTGAATCACATCAGGTTCTGTCTTTTTAGATAAATTAGGCTTTTGATATGATACGAGCGAATTAAGATCAACAGCAATCAGTAAATCATTTTTAGAGCGTGAAACTCTATTAATGGGCATTGGATTAAGTACACCACCATCAACTAATATTCCACCATCATACTCAATAGGTGTAAAAACGTTTGGAATTGATATAGAGGCTCTAATCGCTTTATATAGATTGCCTTTATCGAAAATTACCTCTTTATTATTAATTATATCGGCAGCAACTGCAATGTATTTTATTGGTAAATCTTCAATATTGATTTCAGGTATCATTTTCAACTTACGCATTTTCTCAAATACCCTTTCACCCCTTACAAAACCTTGAGAACTTAGTGTAAAATCAACTAAATTAAAAACCCTAAGTTTATCGAGATTTACAACCCATTCCCTGAATTTGTCAATATTGCCAGTTGCGTATAAACCCCCAACAAAGGCACCCATTGAGCTTCCTGTAATAGATGTTATTGTATACCCTCTTTCGACGATTTCATCAATAACACCTATGTGAGCCAAACCTCTTGCTCCACCACTTGATAGCACGAGTGCCACATTTTTTTTAGTGGAAACTTTTGTCATTTATCAATTAAAATAATAGAGTTTCTATTGATACTAAAAATATTTTCAATAATCGATTCTGTTTTCCTTCTTATCCCACTCCCTAAAAGGAATAACCCCTTTTTCGGCAGCAATCTGAAGAAAAGGAATTCTTCGCTGATCGAACGAAAGATTAACCTCATTATAAATAAAACTATCGTCAAAGCCATGGTATGAAGCCATATGGCGTGAAGCGGAGTAGTATACTACATCTAACCTTGACCAATAAATAGCCCCTAAACACATTGGACATGGTTCGCAGGAAGTATAAAGGACACAACCATTAAGTTGAAATGAATTTAAATTCTTGCAAGCCTCTCTTATTGCCATTACTTCAGCATGAGCCGTAGGGTCATTGGTAGAGGTTACAGAATTATTTCCCTTTCCAACAATTTTCCCATCCTTCACTACAATTGCACCAAAAGGACCTCCCTTTCCGCTCATTACACCTTCAATTGCAAGGTGTATAGCTTGTTCCATCAATGTTTCATCTAATTCCATAATTATTTTTGAATAAAAATAGTAAAAATAGATTCAAGTATGTATGTTAGAACTAAATAAAAATCCCTCAATAATATGAATATAGAGGGATTTGATTAAGTTTTTTTTAGTTTATACCTTAAAATCATCGCCAGAAGGTCGTTGGAAGACCCTCAATTCAAATTCTGGGATTACTGAAAGAATATGCTCAAAAATATTTGCTTGAACCTCTTCGTAATTAGCCATTGCTTTTTCCTTTGAGAAGCAATAAATCTCCAATGGAATTCCATTTTCTGATGGTTGTCGATGACGAACAACAATGGTTGTATTCTGATTAATATTGGGGTTGTTTCTAAGAAATAATTCAATGTACTTTCTAAAGACTCCAAAATTAGTCAACTTTTGTCCATTTACCAGAGCTTGGGTATTAACATTATTCTCACTATTAGATTCTTCATTCTCTTTGGATTTATTATCGATAAATTCAGTAAGGAGATTAATTTTTCTAAACTTCTCAATTTGTTCCTGAGTGCAAAATTTAACGCTTCTCATATCGAATAAAATTGAACGTTTTATAAGCC
This region of Bacteroidales bacterium genomic DNA includes:
- the rlmB gene encoding 23S rRNA (guanosine(2251)-2'-O)-methyltransferase RlmB, whose amino-acid sequence is MSKEINESIYGLRPVIEAIKSGKQIDKVLVKQGLSGELAAELLILMKEKNIHFQYVPTERFAKYGDRNHQGVVAFVIPVELVELESLVPTLFESGKVPLILILDGITDVRNFGAIVRTAECAGVDAIVVPAKGAAQIGPDSIKTSAGALHHIPISRVGSLKVTLNFLKNSGFRTAIATDKGSDLLYDADLTGPIAIVMGAEDIGVSPDLFKLADNLVKIPIKGKIGSLNVSVAAGVVVYEVLRQRGL
- a CDS encoding phospholipase translates to MTKVSTKKNVALVLSSGGARGLAHIGVIDEIVERGYTITSITGSSMGAFVGGLYATGNIDKFREWVVNLDKLRVFNLVDFTLSSQGFVRGERVFEKMRKLKMIPEINIEDLPIKYIAVAADIINNKEVIFDKGNLYKAIRASISIPNVFTPIEYDGGILVDGGVLNPMPINRVSRSKNDLLIAVDLNSLVSYQKPNLSKKTEPDVIHSEKVTRLIKKWDELFSSHHNEKIEKPNDKKLKLGYFDILTRSIQLMQSKLTEQTIETYPPDVLVSISKYSCSVFEFYKGEEMIAYGREACKMAMDKTGL
- a CDS encoding nucleoside deaminase — protein: MELDETLMEQAIHLAIEGVMSGKGGPFGAIVVKDGKIVGKGNNSVTSTNDPTAHAEVMAIREACKNLNSFQLNGCVLYTSCEPCPMCLGAIYWSRLDVVYYSASRHMASYHGFDDSFIYNEVNLSFDQRRIPFLQIAAEKGVIPFREWDKKENRIDY
- a CDS encoding ABC-F family ATP-binding cassette domain-containing protein, producing the protein MISVNQVTVSFGGFQLFKDINFLITPRDRIGLVGKNGAGKSTLLKMIVGEMKPTSGSLSIPNDIRIGYLPQQMVIVDGRSVMAETLLAFNETIDLKKEIDKLGREIAERTDYESDSYTKLINLLADKTDHYNILGGGNIEAQVEQTLTGLGFKRTDFDRPTSEFSGGWRMRIELAKLLLRKPAVLLLDEPTNHLDIESIQWLEEYLSTFPGALLLISHDKAFLDNVTQRTIELSLGVAYDYKVSYSKYVELHRERREQQMSAYRNQQKMIEDTQDFIERFRYKATKAVQVQSRIKQLDKLEIIEVDDEDLTALNIKFPPAPRSGDTVVEAKEVSKNFGNHLIFSGANFSVQRGEKVAFVGRNGEGKTTMSRIIIGELNYTGNTKIGHNVSIGYFAQNQDELLNNSLTVLETIDHVAVGDVRTKMRDILGAFLFRGDDVDKKVGVLSGGERNRLAMAKLMLQPYNLLILDEPTNHLDMRSKDILKEALLKFDGTLIIVSHDREFLNGLVEKVYEFSDGIVKEHLGGIYDFLRRRKLDNLKELERKREEERESEPKSDSDQKQAWLERKEMDKQIRKVVSQLEDVEGSIEKIEAEIAGLDAKFANPDPNDSDTSHYEFFSHYQDLKKELNDNMNRWEELSLEVEGLKVKRNQ